The proteins below are encoded in one region of Flammeovirga kamogawensis:
- a CDS encoding transglutaminase-like domain-containing protein — translation MKLFLLLNYISLILFSLPIFGNDRLPEVIYLKKKTHLNIELVNGLLNITEAHDDEKLFVSNIKSHSREDIYFSDFDEIKSIEAYSFIPTSKKLKGIKVKNFDTSDVVQKGIFYSGYKNTSFVYPQLIANSGGKLLYTKNIKDAHFISPFYFQDNYPIKDAEYSVTFPSNVKINYFTYGENKDDIVMSTLTEKDKTTYTWVLKNIDGFKYEEDSPSKTYTAPHIIVLVDSYEYLGNKINVSSSVSDLYKWYASLINKVNPCDVEQLEDELSKIISPTMEREEAKKAVFNWVQNNIKYIAFEDGMAGFIPRSACDVLNKRYGDCKDMAHLLYSFYQVMGVDAHLTWIGTRKKPYSYKDLPSTIADNHMICAVSDNDTTLFLDATNPFSKYGTPSSMIQGKEALIGNGPIKYEIIKVPELSANNNSRTDSIWCSINDTNLEGHFTSSFKGYFKEDYLINDYKSDIRKDKQGLRDFLSIGKNNIKIDSIRKEGFSDKELQGIVHLKFEVPSYSRKISNKYYVNLNIHKPKGNEKLDEETRTAPFEKEYKYTLSSTTVLTIPKGYTVHFVPENKLKECTYGAVETVYDLKDNKVIYTKTFVSDFLLLQPASFSKWNQFMDEVSEINQENVILKQTQLQ, via the coding sequence ATGAAACTTTTTCTCCTATTAAACTATATCAGTTTAATACTCTTTTCGTTGCCTATATTTGGTAATGATCGTTTACCCGAAGTGATCTATTTAAAAAAGAAAACACATTTAAATATTGAACTCGTAAATGGCTTACTTAACATTACAGAAGCTCATGATGATGAAAAATTATTTGTATCAAACATAAAAAGTCATTCAAGAGAAGATATTTATTTCAGTGATTTTGACGAAATTAAGTCTATTGAGGCTTACTCCTTTATTCCCACATCAAAAAAATTAAAAGGTATAAAAGTAAAAAATTTCGACACAAGTGATGTTGTTCAAAAAGGTATATTCTATAGCGGTTACAAGAACACTTCCTTTGTTTATCCACAACTAATTGCAAATTCTGGAGGAAAATTACTCTACACTAAAAATATTAAGGATGCACATTTCATCTCTCCTTTTTATTTTCAAGATAACTACCCAATTAAAGATGCTGAATATTCTGTAACATTCCCTAGTAATGTAAAAATCAATTATTTTACTTACGGAGAAAATAAAGATGATATAGTGATGAGTACGTTAACCGAAAAGGACAAAACTACTTATACATGGGTTCTAAAAAATATCGATGGCTTTAAATATGAAGAAGATAGTCCTTCTAAAACATATACTGCTCCACACATAATTGTACTCGTTGATTCTTATGAATATTTAGGAAATAAAATTAATGTATCCTCTAGTGTAAGTGATCTCTACAAGTGGTATGCAAGTTTAATAAATAAAGTAAATCCATGTGACGTTGAACAATTAGAAGATGAATTAAGTAAAATTATTTCTCCAACAATGGAGAGAGAAGAAGCTAAAAAAGCCGTCTTCAATTGGGTTCAGAATAATATAAAATATATTGCTTTTGAAGATGGAATGGCTGGTTTTATCCCAAGAAGTGCTTGCGATGTCTTAAATAAAAGATACGGTGATTGTAAAGATATGGCACATTTACTTTATTCATTTTACCAGGTGATGGGTGTAGATGCTCATTTAACTTGGATTGGAACAAGAAAAAAGCCCTACTCGTACAAAGACCTTCCAAGTACTATAGCAGATAACCATATGATATGTGCTGTTTCAGACAACGACACAACGCTTTTTCTAGATGCAACCAATCCTTTTTCTAAATACGGAACACCTAGTAGTATGATACAAGGAAAAGAAGCACTTATTGGCAATGGTCCTATTAAATATGAAATAATTAAAGTACCAGAATTAAGTGCAAATAATAATAGTAGAACGGATAGTATTTGGTGTTCTATAAATGATACTAATTTAGAGGGGCACTTTACTTCTAGTTTTAAAGGTTACTTTAAAGAAGATTACTTAATAAATGACTACAAATCTGATATTAGAAAAGATAAACAAGGATTGAGAGATTTTCTTTCTATTGGAAAAAATAATATTAAGATTGATTCTATACGTAAAGAGGGTTTCTCCGACAAAGAACTACAAGGAATTGTGCATCTTAAATTTGAAGTACCTAGCTATTCTAGAAAGATAAGCAACAAATATTATGTAAACTTAAACATTCACAAGCCTAAGGGAAATGAAAAATTAGACGAGGAAACTCGTACAGCTCCTTTTGAAAAAGAGTATAAATATACTTTATCGTCTACTACAGTATTGACTATTCCAAAAGGTTATACGGTTCATTTTGTACCAGAAAATAAACTCAAAGAATGTACGTATGGTGCTGTAGAAACAGTATATGATTTAAAAGATAATAAGGTAATTTATACAAAAACCTTTGTCTCTGATTTTTTATTACTTCAACCCGCTTCTTTTTCAAAATGGAATCAGTTTATGGACGAAGTATCTGAAATTAATCAAGAAAATGTAATATTAAAACAAACTCAACTACAATAA
- a CDS encoding MG2 domain-containing protein — protein sequence MNKLKTLALLLGLVFFTNFLISMDKVPAIDILIKKINDIKRIKVNDAIYLHTDKPYYIAGENIWFKVYLRKASTLLPDQWSKNVKVELLDPEGEIIENKDIYAVGEHSNGDFKLRSDLPEGRYRLRAYTNWMRNFGDSTFFTQEVHIYQINPDSLRSEGIVLEDGASNEQVLNRTQKLDLQFFPEGGKLINDVASKVGVKLVNKSGFGEQFSASIFSKDGTEVTTVTSNKLGMGSFFLMGAVDKEYYAILDRDKNSKNPKQYKLPKVNEVGTTLFVTSSLDKVSVKIISTDTALKDGGYLIASTKGKINYMWECPPNRKIIPLSMKLKDVQDGVVKLTLLDKTLQPIVERVIFNYHPQKVNLVLAKESFKKREKVDINISLKDEDGNPIIGEASLAVVDKNLVDINQKKNNIISELILSSEIHGFIENPMWYFQDYSKEKHFYLDELMLTQGYRKIEWLSKATDSLKVDFIPEPGITIKGKTSNFWNEKKAQQSEISMTALGSKFVHESVITDDLGGFTFTGMVFFDTTDFIFQAKKYKAKKSKVTKNSAINISLFAIEPPLTAPIEEARVVVPSNNSLAAFEKEILKIEKIDRAFNTKTIILDEIEIVDTAEPDEFDRASKMYTNYTARLVTDSLSYAGGYNVWEFLQMEMKTAQVLRRAGLLNASASIDDDGNILEADQVPVVLDGFPADVDMLRTMSMTDIGFIDVLDAASGSMYLSNSANGVIALYTRQGGGGSYIVQGVDAITSPGFYTSREFYTPKYDVQKDEHAKPDHRITLMWEPNIFLDENGRAQVTFFTDDKSSNYHIEIEGISNKGKPFYQEKEFETN from the coding sequence ATGAACAAATTAAAAACACTCGCACTACTCTTGGGATTAGTATTTTTTACTAATTTTCTAATTAGTATGGACAAGGTACCTGCCATAGACATACTTATAAAAAAGATAAATGATATTAAAAGAATTAAGGTTAATGATGCTATTTATCTTCATACAGATAAACCTTATTATATCGCGGGAGAAAATATATGGTTTAAGGTTTACCTAAGAAAAGCCTCTACACTTTTACCAGATCAATGGAGTAAAAATGTGAAAGTAGAATTGTTAGATCCTGAAGGAGAGATTATTGAAAATAAAGATATTTACGCAGTTGGAGAACATAGTAATGGTGACTTTAAATTGCGTTCAGACTTACCAGAAGGTAGGTATAGGTTAAGAGCATATACAAATTGGATGAGAAATTTTGGAGATAGTACATTCTTTACTCAAGAAGTGCACATTTACCAAATTAATCCAGATTCTTTAAGGTCTGAAGGTATCGTTTTAGAAGATGGAGCTTCTAATGAACAAGTACTTAATAGAACCCAGAAATTAGATCTTCAATTTTTTCCGGAGGGAGGGAAATTGATAAACGATGTAGCCTCTAAAGTAGGGGTTAAATTAGTAAATAAAAGTGGTTTTGGAGAACAATTTAGTGCTTCTATTTTTTCTAAAGATGGAACAGAAGTTACAACTGTTACAAGCAATAAACTTGGCATGGGTAGCTTCTTTTTAATGGGGGCTGTAGATAAAGAATATTATGCAATCTTGGATAGAGATAAAAATTCTAAAAATCCAAAACAATATAAATTACCAAAGGTGAATGAGGTGGGTACTACTTTATTTGTAACCTCTAGTCTTGATAAAGTTAGTGTAAAAATAATCTCAACAGATACAGCTTTAAAAGACGGTGGTTATCTGATCGCATCAACAAAAGGTAAGATAAACTATATGTGGGAATGTCCTCCTAATAGGAAAATAATACCCTTGTCAATGAAGTTGAAAGATGTACAAGATGGTGTTGTTAAATTAACGTTACTGGATAAAACTTTACAGCCAATTGTTGAACGAGTAATATTTAATTATCACCCTCAAAAGGTTAATTTAGTTCTAGCGAAAGAATCTTTTAAAAAAAGAGAGAAGGTAGATATTAATATATCATTAAAAGATGAAGATGGAAATCCAATAATTGGAGAAGCATCTCTTGCAGTAGTTGATAAAAATTTAGTGGATATCAATCAGAAAAAAAATAATATTATTTCTGAGCTTATCCTATCTTCAGAGATACACGGTTTTATAGAAAACCCAATGTGGTACTTCCAAGATTACTCTAAAGAAAAACACTTCTATTTAGATGAATTAATGCTAACTCAGGGATACAGAAAAATTGAATGGTTGTCTAAAGCAACAGATAGCTTAAAAGTTGATTTTATCCCAGAACCAGGAATTACAATAAAAGGAAAAACAAGTAATTTTTGGAACGAGAAAAAAGCACAACAATCAGAAATTAGCATGACCGCTTTAGGAAGTAAATTTGTTCATGAAAGTGTAATTACCGATGACTTAGGCGGGTTCACTTTTACAGGAATGGTCTTTTTTGATACAACTGATTTTATTTTTCAGGCAAAGAAATACAAAGCAAAGAAATCAAAAGTCACAAAAAATTCAGCTATAAATATTTCATTATTTGCAATAGAACCACCACTAACAGCACCTATAGAAGAAGCTAGAGTTGTTGTTCCTTCAAATAACTCTTTAGCTGCTTTTGAAAAAGAGATTTTGAAAATTGAAAAAATAGATAGAGCGTTCAATACAAAAACAATCATTTTAGATGAAATTGAGATTGTAGATACCGCTGAACCAGATGAGTTTGATAGAGCATCTAAAATGTATACTAACTATACTGCGAGATTAGTGACCGATTCTTTAAGTTATGCAGGTGGGTATAATGTTTGGGAGTTCTTACAAATGGAAATGAAAACGGCACAAGTATTACGTAGGGCAGGCTTATTAAATGCATCTGCAAGTATAGATGATGATGGTAATATATTAGAAGCTGATCAAGTACCAGTGGTTTTAGATGGTTTTCCGGCTGATGTAGATATGCTAAGAACCATGAGCATGACAGATATTGGTTTTATAGATGTTCTAGATGCAGCGAGTGGTTCGATGTATTTAAGTAATTCTGCCAATGGTGTTATTGCTTTATACACCCGTCAAGGTGGTGGAGGTTCTTACATAGTACAAGGAGTTGATGCCATAACTAGCCCTGGTTTTTATACGAGTAGGGAATTTTATACCCCAAAATATGATGTTCAAAAAGATGAACACGCAAAGCCAGATCATAGGATAACTTTAATGTGGGAACCAAATATCTTTTTAGATGAAAACGGACGAGCTCAAGTAACATTTTTTACTGATGATAAATCAAGTAATTACCATATAGAAATTGAAGGAATTTCAAATAAAGGCAAACCATTTTATCAGGAAAAAGAATTTGAGACCAATTAG
- a CDS encoding MORN repeat-containing protein, translated as MKKIVSLVSLFILFPVGYYTYNYINALAAKIEKLEAVEGENINLALRVKADSFLLADDYEKALRLFKSIDSMYSTTDYTNYALDYIDNKKVPYEMVNELEKRYYSKQRYISSLKRKQVNLNDSINRLKKNYQILETNQEELQTDLYHSEGEIISLKHELVVKDKAIDKLHFINQDNAEIDYIGEVANDMANGFGYAIFEKKGFYEGYWKNNKRYGEGTYSWVNGDRFEGNFKKGIRDGFGVYYFNSGEKYEGFWSDNLREGFGVIFDKKGEVVFEGIWEKDKPKKKKLAK; from the coding sequence ATGAAAAAAATTGTATCATTAGTTTCACTTTTTATACTATTTCCAGTAGGCTATTATACCTATAATTATATTAATGCATTAGCAGCTAAAATTGAAAAATTAGAGGCTGTAGAAGGAGAAAATATCAATTTAGCTTTAAGAGTAAAAGCAGATTCTTTTTTATTGGCAGATGATTATGAAAAAGCGCTGAGATTATTTAAAAGTATTGATAGTATGTATAGTACCACGGATTATACTAACTACGCTTTGGATTATATAGATAATAAAAAGGTGCCTTATGAGATGGTAAATGAGCTCGAAAAGCGTTATTACAGTAAACAAAGGTATATCTCATCTTTAAAAAGGAAGCAAGTAAATTTAAATGATAGCATAAACCGACTTAAAAAGAATTATCAAATTTTAGAGACAAATCAAGAAGAACTTCAAACGGATTTGTACCATTCTGAAGGTGAAATTATCAGCCTTAAACATGAACTTGTGGTAAAAGACAAAGCTATTGATAAACTTCATTTTATTAATCAGGATAACGCCGAAATTGATTACATAGGGGAGGTAGCAAATGATATGGCAAATGGTTTTGGGTATGCAATTTTTGAGAAGAAAGGTTTCTATGAAGGATATTGGAAAAATAATAAAAGATACGGTGAAGGCACATATAGCTGGGTAAATGGTGACCGATTTGAAGGGAACTTTAAAAAGGGAATTCGTGATGGCTTTGGAGTGTATTATTTTAATTCTGGGGAAAAATACGAAGGCTTTTGGTCTGACAATCTCCGTGAAGGTTTTGGGGTTATTTTTGATAAAAAAGGAGAAGTTGTTTTTGAAGGTATTTGGGAAAAAGATAAACCCAAAAAGAAAAAATTAGCCAAGTAG
- a CDS encoding alkaline phosphatase, protein MKNIKTLFFLCSIGISSLACAQEKFNYPGKSKQKVEATDKITYTTTRTYPVQEIASKSKAKRPKNIIVMISDGTGTSQFFTAIAANNNQAYIEQMPITGFSKTASKNKFTTDSAAGGSAIATGHKSNNGEIGLDENGQPAKTLLEMCDEQGKSTGLIATSSITHATPASFIAHQPSRKMNDEIAADFMKTDIDVFIGGGKKHFGDRKDGKDLLNELDKKGYKIAYTIDEVTATTNGKLAGLLADNAMPPYTERGDVLPNAANTAVKLLNQNKEGFFLMVEGSQVDWGGHNNNTELLITEMQDFDYTLGEMLKFAEKDGETLIVVTADHETGGFSVNGGDPAKNTLVTSYTSTHHTATMVPVFAYGPGAEEFSGIYENTEIAKKIMKLMKLK, encoded by the coding sequence ATGAAAAACATAAAAACATTATTTTTCCTATGCTCAATAGGAATATCTTCTTTAGCCTGTGCACAAGAAAAATTTAACTACCCAGGTAAATCAAAGCAGAAAGTAGAAGCAACAGATAAAATTACTTATACAACTACAAGGACATACCCAGTACAAGAAATTGCATCAAAATCAAAAGCAAAGCGTCCTAAAAATATTATTGTTATGATTTCTGATGGAACAGGAACATCTCAATTTTTTACAGCTATTGCTGCCAACAATAATCAGGCTTACATAGAGCAAATGCCTATAACAGGCTTCTCTAAGACGGCTAGTAAAAATAAGTTTACTACAGATTCTGCGGCAGGGGGATCTGCTATTGCAACAGGGCATAAATCTAATAATGGTGAAATCGGTTTAGATGAAAATGGCCAGCCAGCAAAAACATTATTAGAAATGTGTGACGAACAGGGTAAATCTACAGGTTTAATAGCCACTTCATCAATTACGCACGCAACACCTGCTTCTTTTATAGCACATCAGCCCTCAAGAAAGATGAACGATGAAATTGCAGCAGATTTTATGAAAACGGATATAGATGTTTTTATTGGAGGAGGAAAAAAACACTTTGGAGATAGAAAAGACGGTAAAGACTTATTAAATGAATTGGATAAAAAAGGATACAAAATAGCCTATACTATTGATGAGGTAACTGCAACTACTAATGGTAAATTGGCTGGTTTACTTGCTGATAATGCAATGCCACCATATACTGAACGAGGAGATGTTTTACCTAATGCTGCAAATACTGCTGTTAAATTATTAAACCAAAATAAAGAAGGTTTTTTCCTTATGGTAGAAGGCTCACAAGTAGATTGGGGTGGACACAACAATAATACAGAGCTATTGATTACAGAAATGCAAGATTTTGATTATACGCTTGGTGAAATGTTAAAATTTGCAGAAAAAGACGGTGAAACACTAATTGTAGTAACAGCAGATCATGAAACGGGAGGTTTTTCTGTAAATGGTGGTGATCCTGCAAAAAATACATTAGTTACTTCATATACATCTACTCATCATACGGCTACAATGGTTCCTGTTTTTGCCTATGGGCCAGGTGCAGAAGAGTTTTCTGGTATTTATGAAAATACAGAGATAGCTAAAAAAATCATGAAATTGATGAAACTTAAATAA
- a CDS encoding (Fe-S)-binding protein, whose amino-acid sequence MTIIIALSALGGLTLLLALMLIVANKKLYVYEDPRIDVVNGLLPQANCGACGFPGCRPFAEAVVGGSILPGKCSVNTEEGQISIATYLGVDPGKEEKRVARLACGGGTNVAISRAKYKGMKTCQASSLISGGEKGCFWGCLGLGDCEISCDFDAIQLNTHGLPEVDVDKCTSCGDCVEACPKGLFSIAPISHKLWVNCKNLDHGDVVLEDCQVGCTACGKCAMDAEGNLIELINNLPTVDYQQNHKTIDPIQRCPTGAIVWIDDKKGIIKGKESKKIIRKGKMKEGIS is encoded by the coding sequence ATGACAATAATTATAGCACTGTCAGCACTCGGTGGACTCACTCTACTACTTGCACTTATGCTAATTGTCGCCAACAAAAAACTCTACGTTTACGAAGACCCTAGAATAGATGTAGTGAATGGATTACTCCCTCAAGCCAATTGTGGTGCTTGTGGTTTTCCCGGTTGTCGGCCTTTTGCAGAAGCAGTTGTAGGTGGTAGTATACTACCAGGAAAGTGTTCTGTAAATACAGAAGAGGGACAAATTAGTATAGCCACTTACCTTGGTGTAGACCCCGGAAAAGAGGAAAAAAGAGTAGCTCGATTAGCATGTGGTGGTGGCACTAATGTTGCAATTAGTAGAGCGAAATACAAAGGTATGAAAACATGCCAAGCTTCATCATTAATTTCTGGAGGAGAAAAAGGATGTTTTTGGGGATGTTTAGGACTTGGAGACTGTGAAATTTCTTGTGATTTTGACGCCATTCAACTCAATACACACGGACTACCAGAAGTAGATGTTGATAAATGTACAAGTTGTGGCGATTGTGTAGAAGCTTGTCCGAAAGGGCTCTTTTCTATAGCTCCTATAAGTCATAAACTTTGGGTAAACTGCAAAAACTTAGATCATGGAGATGTTGTTCTAGAAGATTGCCAAGTTGGTTGTACAGCTTGTGGCAAATGTGCCATGGATGCAGAGGGTAATTTAATAGAACTTATTAATAATTTACCTACCGTTGATTATCAACAAAACCATAAAACAATCGATCCTATACAACGATGTCCAACTGGAGCAATTGTTTGGATAGATGACAAAAAAGGAATTATTAAAGGAAAAGAAAGTAAAAAGATCATTAGAAAAGGAAAAATGAAAGAAGGAATATCATAA
- a CDS encoding DUF4291 domain-containing protein encodes MNQIRAVFDEKTITVYQAYSKHIALPAVRAQKFVPPFKMERMTWIKPSFLWMMYRCGWAQKEGQEHVLAITIKREGWEWAIKNSCLSHFDATIHHSKEEWKEAVKNSPVRIQWDPERDIQLEKLAYRSIQVGLSLEAVSLYVNDWIVDIKDITSTCKEMYTLIEKGEIEQAKQLLPLERKYPYEF; translated from the coding sequence ATGAATCAAATAAGAGCCGTTTTCGATGAGAAAACTATCACGGTATATCAAGCTTACTCAAAACATATAGCCCTGCCTGCTGTACGAGCACAAAAATTTGTACCGCCTTTCAAAATGGAAAGAATGACATGGATAAAGCCCTCATTCTTATGGATGATGTACCGTTGTGGTTGGGCACAAAAAGAAGGACAAGAGCATGTTTTAGCAATAACTATTAAACGTGAAGGATGGGAATGGGCAATCAAAAATTCATGTTTATCTCATTTTGATGCTACAATTCATCACTCAAAAGAAGAATGGAAAGAAGCTGTAAAGAATTCTCCTGTTAGAATTCAATGGGACCCTGAACGTGATATTCAACTAGAAAAATTAGCCTATCGATCTATTCAAGTTGGACTTTCTTTGGAAGCTGTTTCTCTATATGTAAACGATTGGATAGTTGATATTAAGGATATCACATCTACTTGCAAAGAAATGTATACTTTAATTGAAAAAGGAGAAATTGAACAAGCAAAACAACTTCTCCCTTTAGAAAGAAAGTACCCCTATGAATTTTAA
- a CDS encoding DUF3857 domain-containing protein, translated as MKLNYIILITLMFLASNTFAQTLYHEKYSWKTSPKITEISEKNKEYEAVVISDNYFIECNIPFNGQPITYSTNHKIVHINSDVGIEKYNKVYIPIQGNSTIINLQVRSIGVDGNVTTIQKDNIKELKNVKGISNVKIFAIEGLEVGGEAEYLYTLKAPITPLGSKTIQSDVPVLEANIRLIYPKQWTFETKSYNKLASAKISQNSTSKKTTYLKQLNIPAFQEEEYAYNSSKMMRFDYKLVNNGYKKNLFSWYYITNNIVESFSSPKTAKVANKFVKEIAKSNLSDEEKIIAVENKIKSTIRLEKGSGDNFTNPKNIIANGYGNLRGIYKLYIYCFAALDIKNQLVFGSSRYDGFIDEDFATFSSINDIFFYFPKSHKYLLPESYHMRYGTVHQGLIDTNAVFISYYVEFGKLKRQLDSFKKINGLAAEFNNVGVIASINFDENLSLPKVILEDYAQGYRAFSYRSVMQSGGSGIQEKFAKDVILSAFENFEVEKIEFEGVDMKLSTDLDNYFRMKMEFTSPELVEKAGNEYLISVGKIIGKQSELYQEKERQQDIVMSTITKYHHEITINIPKGYKLEGLENIKEEHAVNLEGEKAAYFVSDYTQSPSSITITVDEVYETIFFPKSSYQYFRNVINAASNFNKLTLVLIKDQKEL; from the coding sequence ATGAAACTAAACTATATCATATTAATAACATTGATGTTCTTGGCATCAAATACTTTTGCGCAAACGCTATATCATGAAAAATACAGTTGGAAAACCTCACCAAAAATTACTGAAATCAGTGAAAAAAATAAAGAATACGAAGCTGTTGTAATAAGCGACAATTACTTTATTGAATGTAACATTCCTTTTAATGGACAACCAATAACATATAGTACAAATCATAAAATTGTACATATTAATAGTGATGTAGGAATAGAAAAATACAATAAAGTATATATTCCAATTCAAGGAAATTCTACTATTATTAATTTGCAAGTAAGATCTATTGGTGTAGATGGTAACGTTACAACAATACAAAAAGATAATATTAAAGAGCTCAAGAATGTAAAAGGTATTAGTAATGTAAAGATTTTTGCGATTGAAGGTCTTGAAGTCGGTGGAGAAGCTGAGTATTTATATACGCTAAAAGCACCTATTACTCCTTTGGGCAGTAAAACAATACAATCTGATGTACCTGTACTAGAAGCCAATATTAGACTGATTTATCCAAAACAATGGACTTTCGAAACAAAATCTTACAATAAACTTGCTAGTGCAAAAATAAGCCAAAACTCTACAAGTAAGAAAACTACTTATCTAAAGCAATTGAATATCCCTGCTTTTCAAGAAGAAGAATATGCTTATAACTCCTCAAAAATGATGAGGTTTGATTACAAACTAGTCAATAATGGATATAAAAAGAATCTCTTCTCTTGGTATTATATTACAAATAATATTGTAGAAAGTTTTTCATCACCAAAGACCGCAAAAGTTGCTAATAAGTTCGTAAAAGAAATAGCAAAATCGAACCTCTCAGATGAGGAGAAAATTATTGCTGTAGAGAATAAAATAAAATCAACAATTCGTCTAGAAAAAGGAAGTGGTGATAACTTTACAAACCCAAAGAACATTATAGCGAATGGTTATGGTAACCTTAGAGGTATATATAAGCTTTATATTTATTGTTTTGCAGCATTAGATATTAAAAATCAATTGGTATTTGGATCGAGTAGATACGATGGTTTTATTGATGAAGATTTTGCTACTTTTAGTTCTATAAATGATATATTCTTCTACTTCCCGAAATCACACAAGTACTTATTACCTGAATCATATCATATGAGATATGGTACTGTTCATCAAGGTTTGATTGATACTAATGCAGTTTTTATTTCATATTATGTTGAATTTGGGAAGCTAAAGAGACAATTAGATAGCTTTAAAAAAATCAATGGTCTTGCTGCAGAATTTAATAATGTTGGTGTGATTGCCTCTATTAATTTTGATGAAAATTTATCTTTACCTAAAGTAATATTAGAAGATTATGCACAAGGGTATAGAGCATTTTCTTACCGTTCAGTAATGCAAAGTGGTGGATCAGGAATCCAAGAAAAATTTGCTAAAGATGTTATTCTAAGTGCTTTTGAGAATTTTGAAGTTGAAAAGATCGAATTTGAAGGGGTAGACATGAAATTATCTACTGATCTAGATAATTATTTTAGAATGAAAATGGAGTTTACATCACCTGAACTTGTTGAAAAAGCGGGTAATGAATACTTAATTTCAGTGGGTAAAATTATTGGTAAGCAATCTGAGTTATATCAAGAAAAAGAAAGACAACAAGATATTGTGATGAGTACAATTACAAAGTATCATCATGAGATCACTATAAATATTCCAAAAGGATATAAATTAGAAGGCTTAGAAAATATTAAAGAGGAACATGCCGTAAACTTAGAAGGAGAAAAAGCAGCCTATTTTGTATCTGACTATACGCAAAGCCCATCTTCAATAACAATTACTGTAGATGAGGTTTACGAAACAATTTTTTTCCCGAAATCTAGTTATCAATATTTTAGAAATGTAATTAATGCAGCTTCAAATTTTAATAAACTTACACTTGTATTAATTAAAGATCAAAAAGAATTATAA
- a CDS encoding DUF2490 domain-containing protein, whose amino-acid sequence MYSLLSIHVSAQEHSVTNMEETGIWNGLYIKARFSKYFGYYGEHHYRTRNSLDDVNSYVGRPRQIYNRAGLNIFFNDYFEAVIGPALVVNFSPDPYSDEYEPYVLEHRIWHQWLLKMPMMGRVKMYHQFRVEHRWKKDNDIGAEFEFTNRFRYKLFAYIPINKPTITKNTLYFSPSVEIFMHSGESIVYNPFEDFRTYNGFGYVLSNKVTLFAGHMWTLGQKSSGYEYKSSNIFRFNVFIGLDSRKNGSQLPKINLGY is encoded by the coding sequence ATGTACAGTTTACTATCAATTCATGTTTCTGCTCAAGAACATTCGGTAACGAATATGGAAGAGACAGGTATTTGGAATGGTCTGTATATAAAAGCTCGATTTTCTAAATATTTTGGATATTATGGAGAACACCATTACAGAACTAGAAATAGTCTAGATGATGTAAATAGTTACGTAGGTCGACCTCGACAGATTTACAACAGGGCAGGTTTAAACATCTTTTTCAACGATTATTTTGAAGCGGTTATCGGTCCAGCATTGGTGGTAAACTTCTCTCCAGATCCTTACAGCGATGAATATGAACCTTATGTGTTAGAACATAGAATTTGGCATCAGTGGTTATTAAAAATGCCGATGATGGGTCGTGTGAAAATGTATCATCAATTTCGTGTGGAACACAGGTGGAAAAAGGACAATGATATAGGAGCTGAGTTTGAATTTACAAATAGGTTTCGCTATAAATTATTTGCATATATTCCTATAAATAAACCTACGATTACAAAAAATACGTTATACTTTTCTCCAAGTGTAGAAATCTTTATGCACTCAGGAGAATCGATTGTTTATAACCCTTTTGAGGATTTTAGAACATACAATGGTTTTGGTTATGTACTAAGTAATAAAGTAACCTTGTTTGCAGGACACATGTGGACCCTCGGTCAGAAATCGAGTGGTTATGAATATAAATCAAGTAATATCTTTAGATTCAATGTATTTATTGGACTAGACTCTAGAAAGAACGGAAGCCAACTTCCTAAAATCAACTTAGGCTATTAA